One stretch of Gammaproteobacteria bacterium DNA includes these proteins:
- a CDS encoding biotin--[acetyl-CoA-carboxylase] ligase, producing MANLSGASQELVGAKNIKIKKLLKILSDGNSHSGAHLGESLGITRSAVWKLVKQIKQEMGLCIEAKTNQGYRLQESFELLDLRKIKAHLSLQYHEYIKKSIIFDEITSTNNFLLEQLQNKNDAISVCLAEMQTAGRGKFNRRWLSPFGNNIYLSLLWHFFNDLPQLSGLSLVISVVIIRALKRCGISHGILVKWPNDIMWCGRKLGGVLIDLHGEFNFNCDAVIGIGLNLYLPGSLKKTLDFPATDLTEITQSFPERNKLIAYLLEELLIALAVFQKQGFQPFMEEFAVVNCLLNKPARMILGDEVYSGIGRGVDEEGFFLLETAGGVVKRFSCGEASLRMQK from the coding sequence ATGGCAAATTTATCTGGCGCTAGTCAGGAGTTGGTTGGCGCAAAAAATATCAAAATTAAAAAACTTTTAAAAATCCTAAGTGATGGCAATTCGCATTCTGGAGCACATCTGGGCGAAAGCTTAGGCATCACCCGCAGTGCAGTATGGAAGCTGGTTAAGCAAATTAAACAGGAAATGGGGCTCTGTATTGAGGCTAAAACTAATCAAGGTTATCGCCTGCAAGAAAGCTTTGAACTGTTGGATTTGCGTAAAATAAAAGCGCACTTGTCTCTCCAATATCATGAATATATCAAGAAAAGCATCATTTTTGATGAAATAACCTCAACCAATAACTTTCTATTGGAGCAGTTACAAAATAAAAATGATGCGATCTCCGTGTGTTTGGCTGAAATGCAGACTGCCGGCAGGGGGAAATTCAATCGCCGCTGGTTATCGCCCTTTGGTAATAATATTTATCTATCTTTGCTCTGGCATTTTTTTAATGATCTACCGCAATTATCCGGCCTAAGCTTGGTGATATCAGTTGTTATTATCCGTGCTTTAAAAAGATGTGGGATCAGTCATGGGATTTTGGTGAAATGGCCAAATGATATTATGTGGTGCGGACGCAAATTGGGGGGCGTTTTAATCGATTTACATGGAGAATTTAACTTTAATTGCGACGCAGTGATTGGTATTGGTTTGAACTTATATCTGCCTGGAAGTTTAAAAAAGACATTGGATTTTCCAGCAACTGATTTAACTGAAATTACACAAAGTTTTCCAGAGCGGAATAAATTGATTGCTTATTTACTTGAAGAATTGTTGATAGCTTTGGCGGTGTTTCAGAAGCAAGGTTTTCAGCCATTTATGGAAGAATTTGCTGTAGTCAATTGCCTGCTGAATAAACCTGCGCGTATGATTTTAGGCGATGAAGTTTATTCTGGCATTGGGCGAGGGGTTGATGAGGAGGGATTTTTTTTGTTGGAAACTGCGGGTGGAGTTGTTAAAAGATTTTCTTGTGGGGAGGCTTCTTTAAGGATGCAGAAGTAG
- a CDS encoding aminotransferase class I/II-fold pyridoxal phosphate-dependent enzyme — translation MKFPAFKIEDYFTQYEFSAKYMMGSSDAESFTVSELLSMAGSDSLSLWNHLKLGYTESYGLPILREEIAKLYQTINSENIVVSAGAEEGMFIALHLLIEPGDEVLVVTPAYQSLKEIPRLLGAKLTECSLEWHANKWVFNLEKFADLLTAKTRLVIMNFPHNPTGYLPTHQEFASILQIVKDHGCYFFCDEVYRLSEQRKEDCLPAAVDCYDKAISLGVMSKSFGLAGLRIGWVASQDKSWLRSFVSNKNYTSICNSAPSEVLALIALQNKEKLLNRNLAIAKENLDLLDQFFMRYPSLVDWYRPSAGYVCFPRLKLQTPIEHFAKQLVDEKDVLILPGTLFDNNANHFRIGYGRKNLSEALALFEEFIQT, via the coding sequence ATGAAATTTCCAGCATTTAAAATCGAAGATTATTTCACGCAATATGAATTCTCTGCCAAATATATGATGGGTTCTTCCGATGCCGAGAGTTTTACTGTTTCAGAGTTGTTGTCTATGGCGGGTTCGGATAGTTTGTCGCTGTGGAATCATTTAAAATTGGGTTATACCGAATCTTATGGTTTACCCATATTGCGTGAAGAAATTGCCAAGCTCTATCAAACCATCAATAGTGAAAATATTGTGGTTTCTGCTGGCGCAGAAGAAGGCATGTTCATTGCCCTGCATTTACTCATTGAGCCAGGAGATGAAGTATTAGTCGTAACACCTGCCTATCAAAGCTTAAAGGAAATTCCCCGCCTGTTAGGTGCCAAACTCACGGAATGTTCTTTAGAATGGCATGCGAATAAATGGGTTTTTAATCTAGAAAAATTTGCAGATCTGTTGACAGCAAAGACACGGCTAGTGATTATGAATTTTCCCCATAATCCGACTGGATATCTTCCCACCCATCAAGAGTTTGCATCTATTTTACAAATCGTTAAAGATCATGGCTGCTACTTCTTTTGTGATGAGGTCTATCGTTTATCGGAGCAGAGAAAAGAGGATTGTTTGCCAGCTGCGGTTGATTGTTATGATAAAGCCATTAGTTTAGGGGTTATGTCAAAATCTTTTGGGTTAGCAGGTTTGCGCATCGGTTGGGTTGCTTCTCAGGATAAATCTTGGCTAAGGAGTTTTGTTTCCAATAAAAATTATACTTCGATTTGTAACAGTGCGCCAAGTGAGGTATTGGCTTTAATTGCTCTGCAAAATAAAGAAAAACTACTCAATAGAAATTTGGCTATTGCTAAAGAAAACCTGGATTTATTAGATCAATTTTTTATGAGGTATCCTAGTTTAGTTGATTGGTATCGGCCATCTGCTGGTTATGTTTGCTTTCCTAGACTGAAATTACAAACACCAATTGAGCATTTCGCTAAACAATTAGTGGATGAAAAAGATGTATTAATTTTACCGGGTACACTTTTTGATAACAATGCTAATCATTTTAGAATAGGGTATGGTCGGAAGAATTTATCTGAAGCTTTGGCGCTTTTTGAAGAATTTATCCAGACATAG
- a CDS encoding phosphotransferase: MKPTGIKWALNTLQDLGYSICNTTPKTILKTPWSCVYCFDTDQGQCYLKQVPPSLYFEVRIINALREIFKASVPALIAINSEQHCFLMQDAGIQLREFFKSGVFNPDILVKAVHTYIAIQRASHDHLPFFLSIGVTDWRLTQIPNYYQELIHQEELLTADGLTKVEISQLSQLNTKLIALCEQLSAYPIPPTFSHSDFNDKNMLIHPQTKQITLVDLGEVEVTHPFFSLQNLLHHIKENYPLKDEAYQSLEQEILQPWLDLVSQEQLSKIMFLIQQCWSIHRALTVYRLLTSIDSNSSLQLLGQGKLAKNLKIWLTK; encoded by the coding sequence ATGAAACCAACAGGTATTAAATGGGCATTAAATACACTACAAGATTTAGGCTATTCTATTTGCAACACTACGCCTAAAACCATTCTAAAAACCCCCTGGTCATGTGTTTATTGTTTTGATACAGACCAAGGACAATGCTATCTAAAGCAAGTCCCACCCAGCTTATATTTTGAGGTTAGAATCATCAATGCTCTGCGGGAAATTTTTAAAGCATCCGTACCGGCGCTAATTGCTATCAATTCAGAACAGCATTGTTTCTTAATGCAGGATGCCGGCATACAATTACGTGAGTTTTTTAAATCAGGCGTTTTTAACCCTGATATATTGGTCAAAGCAGTTCATACTTATATTGCTATACAAAGAGCCAGCCATGACCATTTGCCTTTTTTTCTGAGCATAGGGGTAACCGATTGGCGATTAACCCAAATCCCAAATTACTACCAAGAATTGATCCACCAAGAGGAATTGTTGACCGCCGATGGTTTAACCAAGGTTGAAATATCGCAATTATCACAGTTAAATACAAAGCTCATTGCATTGTGCGAACAATTATCTGCTTACCCCATTCCCCCTACTTTTAGCCACTCAGACTTCAATGATAAAAATATGCTGATTCATCCACAAACTAAACAAATTACGTTGGTTGACCTAGGTGAAGTCGAAGTGACCCATCCATTTTTTTCGCTGCAGAATTTGCTGCATCATATTAAAGAGAATTACCCGTTAAAAGACGAGGCTTATCAATCCTTGGAGCAAGAAATTTTGCAACCCTGGCTTGACTTGGTATCACAAGAACAATTATCCAAAATCATGTTCTTGATTCAACAATGCTGGTCGATTCATCGCGCACTCACTGTTTATCGGCTCCTGACCAGCATTGATTCTAACTCATCATTACAGCTCCTGGGGCAAGGCAAACTTGCAAAAAACCTCAAAATTTGGCTAACTAAGTAA
- a CDS encoding methyltransferase: MIKIEESPTGDNLLWDIWMSTLHLAAVTVADEIKLFEQLKDRNLTFQEISEILQLESKAIKTLGELLMALGFLIPQDDKVQLSHTSKIYLLSDSPYYWGALLNKLRSRNDHKRLLNAMLNKDSLLTHNGKSYSNMWEQGCISPEAAAQFTEEMHATIFAPAVTAIKTDLFENTKQLLDVGGGSGCFSITFTHEYPDSKATVFELPEVAQISQKYIQKFKAEKNVLIHKGNFFNESDWPKEHDGILLSQILHDWPIPICEQILGFAYRSLPTGGKIFIYEMLLEDQRISPLTTACFNTLMFINHRSQQFSSQEITHLLQKIGFTDIIVEPTFGYFSLIVGKKSNSP, from the coding sequence ATGATAAAAATAGAAGAATCCCCTACAGGTGATAATTTATTATGGGATATCTGGATGTCTACTCTGCATTTAGCTGCGGTTACTGTCGCAGATGAAATCAAATTATTTGAGCAGCTAAAAGATCGCAATCTAACCTTCCAAGAAATTTCTGAAATATTACAACTTGAGTCAAAAGCAATAAAAACTTTAGGCGAACTTTTGATGGCCCTTGGATTTCTCATACCGCAAGATGACAAAGTTCAACTTAGCCACACCAGCAAAATCTATCTTCTTTCCGATAGCCCCTACTATTGGGGCGCTCTACTCAATAAATTACGCTCTCGCAATGACCATAAAAGACTATTAAATGCCATGCTTAATAAAGATAGTTTGCTAACACATAATGGCAAGAGTTATAGCAATATGTGGGAACAAGGCTGCATTTCCCCTGAAGCAGCTGCTCAGTTTACAGAAGAAATGCATGCAACTATTTTTGCCCCCGCAGTAACAGCCATTAAAACTGATTTATTTGAAAATACCAAGCAACTTTTAGATGTTGGCGGCGGCTCCGGCTGCTTTAGCATTACCTTCACCCATGAATATCCTGACAGCAAGGCTACTGTTTTCGAACTGCCTGAAGTAGCACAAATTTCACAAAAATATATACAGAAATTTAAAGCAGAAAAGAATGTGCTGATACATAAAGGAAATTTTTTCAATGAATCAGATTGGCCAAAAGAGCATGATGGGATATTGCTAAGCCAAATTCTGCATGACTGGCCAATACCAATCTGCGAACAAATTCTTGGCTTTGCTTATCGTTCACTTCCTACTGGTGGAAAAATTTTCATTTATGAAATGCTGCTAGAAGATCAAAGGATTTCTCCTTTAACAACTGCTTGCTTCAATACGTTAATGTTTATCAACCATCGATCTCAGCAATTTTCGTCCCAAGAAATAACTCATCTTTTACAAAAGATTGGATTCACTGATATTATTGTCGAACCAACATTTGGCTATTTTTCTCTTATTGTAGGAAAGAAATCTAACTCCCCTTAA
- a CDS encoding zinc-dependent alcohol dehydrogenase family protein: protein MHAMQLKQIGKPLEYVELPIPKPEPHEILVKVLACGICRTDLHVIDGDLKNPLLPIIPGHQVLGKIESLGTDVKNFKIGERVGIPWLGGSCGHCDFCLTHQENLCDSAIFTGYQKNGGFAEYCTADSHFCFPIPENYPDIQAAPLLCAGLIGYRAYKKAENAKRIGLYGFGAAAHIVIQIARYRNQEIYAFTRAGDMTTQQFAKELGAVWAGDSESTPPKLLDAAIIFAPIGELVPAALKALRKGGIVVCAGIHMTDIPAFPYDLLWGERSICSIANLTRQDGDEFLALAPKIPIHTKVQVYSLRKANEALDDLRHGRFTGAAVIKLDPFKN, encoded by the coding sequence ATGCACGCAATGCAATTAAAACAGATAGGTAAACCTCTTGAATATGTAGAATTACCTATTCCCAAACCAGAGCCCCATGAAATACTGGTGAAAGTTCTGGCCTGTGGCATCTGCCGTACCGATTTACATGTGATCGATGGCGATCTAAAAAATCCATTATTACCCATCATTCCAGGCCATCAAGTGCTTGGAAAAATCGAATCATTGGGTACAGATGTAAAAAATTTCAAGATTGGTGAGCGAGTTGGAATACCTTGGCTAGGAGGAAGTTGTGGACATTGTGATTTTTGTTTGACTCATCAAGAAAATCTCTGTGATAGCGCTATTTTTACCGGCTATCAAAAAAATGGTGGTTTTGCAGAGTATTGTACTGCGGATTCTCACTTTTGTTTTCCAATACCAGAAAATTATCCTGATATTCAAGCCGCGCCACTATTGTGCGCTGGACTCATTGGTTACCGCGCCTACAAAAAAGCAGAAAATGCTAAGCGGATCGGATTATATGGATTTGGCGCTGCCGCCCATATTGTCATTCAGATCGCACGCTATCGAAATCAAGAAATTTATGCTTTTACACGAGCTGGCGACATGACCACTCAACAATTTGCTAAGGAATTAGGCGCAGTTTGGGCTGGAGATTCGGAGTCGACACCACCTAAATTATTAGATGCGGCTATTATTTTTGCACCCATTGGCGAATTAGTGCCCGCTGCTTTAAAAGCGCTACGCAAAGGCGGCATAGTCGTATGCGCAGGAATTCATATGACGGATATTCCGGCATTTCCCTACGATCTTTTGTGGGGCGAACGCAGTATCTGTTCGATTGCAAACCTAACTCGACAAGATGGGGATGAGTTTTTAGCATTAGCGCCTAAAATTCCCATCCATACCAAAGTCCAAGTTTATTCTCTTCGAAAGGCAAATGAAGCACTTGATGATCTCCGTCATGGACGATTTACAGGTGCAGCGGTTATTAAACTTGATCCATTTAAAAATTAA
- a CDS encoding spore coat U domain-containing protein — protein sequence MHLVSFAGTCTFTSVSPVNFGNYDPFSLSNNDSAGSLTVRCTNGSPPVGGYILTLSAGNSGNYNARYLLNGTQHLNYNLYKDASRTQVWGNTGSTVVTIPANGTTTSTIYGRISPGQDVGVGNYSDILVATINF from the coding sequence ATGCACCTTGTTAGTTTTGCGGGTACGTGTACTTTTACCTCGGTGAGTCCAGTCAATTTTGGCAATTATGATCCATTTTCGCTCAGCAATAATGATAGCGCTGGAAGTCTTACCGTGCGATGTACAAATGGGTCCCCGCCAGTAGGCGGTTATATCCTCACATTAAGTGCGGGCAACAGTGGTAACTACAACGCTCGTTATTTATTAAATGGCACACAACATCTAAATTACAATCTTTATAAAGATGCTAGTAGAACACAAGTTTGGGGTAATACAGGCTCCACGGTTGTGACTATACCGGCAAATGGTACAACAACTAGTACGATCTATGGCAGAATTTCACCTGGTCAGGATGTTGGAGTAGGTAATTATAGCGATATTCTAGTAGCTACAATTAATTTTTAA